One region of Deltaproteobacteria bacterium genomic DNA includes:
- a CDS encoding SDR family oxidoreductase, translating to MELGGRVALVTGGAGGIGGAVVRRLAKAGIGGVAINYRKSAKEAEELAAEIERGGVKAFAVQASVQSDAEVRAMIDKIGAHFGRLDIVVNNAGITHWVKLTDLEGLTDAIWDEILDVNVKGAFRCARAAQKLLEASGGMIVNVSSISGVLATSTISSLAYGTAKAGMIYMTRGLAVAMGPKVRVNCVAPAFTDTPWMSQHFGADYQNVIAKASAGYPLRRIATPEDIAGAILGLITGGDFVTGQTLIVDGGLSLS from the coding sequence ATGGAATTAGGCGGTAGAGTCGCATTGGTCACGGGCGGCGCCGGCGGTATCGGCGGCGCGGTGGTGCGGCGGCTGGCCAAGGCGGGCATTGGCGGCGTCGCGATCAACTATCGCAAGTCCGCCAAGGAGGCCGAAGAGCTGGCGGCGGAGATCGAAAGGGGTGGCGTGAAAGCGTTCGCCGTCCAAGCCAGCGTGCAGAGCGACGCCGAAGTGCGCGCCATGATCGACAAGATCGGCGCCCATTTCGGGCGGCTCGATATCGTCGTCAACAACGCCGGCATCACCCACTGGGTCAAGCTCACCGATCTCGAAGGGCTCACGGACGCGATCTGGGATGAAATCTTAGACGTCAACGTGAAAGGCGCCTTTCGCTGCGCCCGCGCGGCACAGAAATTACTGGAAGCCAGCGGCGGCATGATCGTCAACGTCTCGTCGATTTCCGGCGTGCTGGCCACTTCGACCATCTCGTCTCTGGCCTACGGCACTGCCAAGGCGGGGATGATTTACATGACCCGCGGGCTTGCGGTGGCGATGGGACCGAAGGTCCGCGTCAACTGCGTCGCGCCGGCGTTCACCGACACGCCATGGATGAGCCAGCACTTCGGCGCTGACTATCAAAATGTTATCGCCAAAGCCTCGGCAGGCTATCCGCTGCGGCGGATAGCGACGCCGGAGGACATCGCCGGCGCGATTCTAGGATTGATCACCGGCGGTGATTTTGTGACCGGGCAGACGCTGATCGTGGATGGTGGCTTGAGCTTGAGTTGA
- a CDS encoding ABC transporter substrate-binding protein → MSSNIRLTIACEDYDRMRPLKDGIVKLEGIELNYLVMSVEEIFWRMMKYEEFDASELSMGAFLTAASRGRRPFVAIPVFPSRTFRHRCIFVNTDRGVKSIQDLKGKRMGVPEYSMTAAVWLRGMFEHEYGVPPSAIHWVQAGEEHPGRKDRVDFEMPKGVTMESRPDTTLNALIESGEIDAMMSPRMPTCFLEGAPKVKRLFPNYRQVEMDYFKKTGLFPIMHVFVIKRSIYEKEPWVAQTLYKAFCEAKDICMRDLYDTNILRVALPWSSAEYEDTTALMTTDYWPYGLEPNRKNLETLNGYLFEQGLTKQKLVLDELFARETVEAFKI, encoded by the coding sequence ATGAGCAGTAACATTCGTTTAACCATTGCTTGCGAAGACTACGACCGGATGCGGCCGTTGAAAGACGGCATCGTCAAGCTGGAAGGCATTGAGCTGAATTATCTCGTCATGTCCGTCGAGGAAATCTTCTGGCGCATGATGAAGTACGAGGAGTTCGACGCCTCGGAATTGTCCATGGGGGCGTTTCTGACCGCCGCGTCGCGCGGCCGCCGGCCCTTTGTCGCGATTCCCGTCTTTCCGTCACGGACCTTTCGCCACCGCTGTATTTTTGTCAATACCGATAGGGGCGTCAAAAGCATTCAAGACCTCAAAGGCAAGCGCATGGGGGTGCCAGAGTATTCCATGACCGCGGCGGTCTGGCTGCGCGGGATGTTCGAGCATGAATACGGCGTGCCGCCGTCGGCGATTCACTGGGTGCAGGCCGGCGAAGAACATCCCGGCCGCAAGGACCGCGTCGATTTTGAAATGCCCAAGGGTGTGACCATGGAAAGCCGCCCGGATACGACGCTCAACGCGCTGATCGAAAGCGGCGAGATTGACGCCATGATGTCGCCGCGTATGCCGACCTGTTTTCTCGAAGGCGCGCCGAAGGTGAAGCGCCTGTTTCCCAATTACCGGCAGGTCGAGATGGACTACTTCAAGAAGACCGGCCTGTTCCCGATCATGCATGTCTTCGTCATCAAGCGCTCGATCTACGAAAAAGAGCCCTGGGTGGCCCAGACGCTGTACAAAGCGTTTTGCGAAGCCAAAGATATCTGCATGCGCGATCTCTACGATACGAATATTCTTCGCGTCGCTTTGCCCTGGTCCTCGGCGGAATATGAAGACACGACGGCGCTGATGACGACGGACTACTGGCCCTATGGCTTGGAACCGAATCGGAAGAACTTAGAGACGCTGAACGGTTATCTTTTCGAGCAGGGTCTGACCAAGCAGAAATTGGTTCTGGACGAGCTGTTCGCCCGCGAGACGGTCGAAGCGTTTAAGATTTAG
- a CDS encoding MBL fold metallo-hydrolase produces MRIFLAIAFVFQLLLPAMARGGCRELDVARSWLKPAYAATPDVTIEFFGHNFFQITSSKGTKVITDPVFPGFYPTPNVAPDAITVGREHPNHNYVAIAKNNPVILRGLGNYGAEWNRISTTVKDLLVYTVPVYQQQFGNALKGAAFVFDLGTICVAHLGDLAHKLTEEQIKAFGKVDIAMIPIGGTFTMPPDTAREVLQQLKPKIAIPMHYRESTQLLDMFVKGFPHKYLNNYVTTFSKMALPPPTQIVVFTPWQMRDYR; encoded by the coding sequence ATGAGAATATTTCTGGCGATAGCCTTTGTCTTCCAACTCCTGCTCCCAGCCATGGCGCGCGGCGGCTGCCGCGAGCTCGACGTGGCGCGAAGTTGGCTCAAGCCCGCCTACGCCGCCACACCCGACGTGACCATCGAATTTTTCGGCCACAATTTTTTCCAGATCACCTCATCCAAAGGCACCAAGGTCATAACCGATCCGGTTTTCCCCGGCTTTTACCCGACGCCTAACGTTGCGCCTGATGCGATCACCGTCGGTCGCGAGCACCCGAACCATAACTATGTGGCCATCGCCAAGAACAACCCGGTGATTCTGCGCGGTCTGGGCAACTACGGCGCCGAATGGAACAGGATCAGCACGACGGTGAAAGATCTCTTGGTCTATACCGTGCCGGTCTACCAGCAGCAGTTCGGCAACGCCCTCAAAGGCGCGGCCTTCGTTTTTGACCTCGGCACGATCTGTGTCGCGCATCTAGGCGACTTGGCGCATAAGCTGACCGAAGAGCAGATCAAGGCCTTCGGCAAAGTGGATATCGCAATGATTCCCATCGGCGGCACCTTCACCATGCCGCCCGACACAGCGCGAGAAGTCTTGCAGCAATTGAAACCGAAGATTGCGATCCCGATGCACTACCGCGAAAGCACGCAATTGCTCGATATGTTCGTCAAAGGCTTCCCGCACAAGTATTTGAACAACTACGTGACGACTTTTAGCAAGATGGCCCTGCCGCCGCCGACGCAAATTGTCGTTTTTACCCCTTGGCAGATGCGGGATTATCGGTGA
- a CDS encoding ABC transporter ATP-binding protein produces MVSLSLRGVSKKYGSVLAVDHANLDVNSGEFLVVVGESGCGKTSTLRLIAGLETADEGTIFIGGAPVNEIPAGKRNVQMIFQNYALWPHMKVFDEGRYSNLTLPLRVRKWSQEKIVEFLRPLAWKVGIEESFFKRKPTELSGGQQQRVALGRAMATSPRIMLMDEPLSNIDPPNRLKMREEIRAFHREHSLTTLYVTHNLADGIALADRIAVMRAGRFEQVDSAENLMRSPANSYVADFFKAEQFNLGKNLSAGAP; encoded by the coding sequence ATGGTCTCCCTCTCGCTTCGTGGCGTCAGCAAAAAGTACGGCTCGGTGCTCGCCGTCGATCACGCCAACCTCGACGTCAACAGCGGCGAGTTTCTCGTCGTCGTCGGTGAGAGCGGCTGCGGCAAGACCAGCACCCTACGCTTGATCGCCGGTTTGGAAACCGCCGACGAAGGCACGATCTTCATCGGAGGCGCGCCGGTCAACGAAATTCCCGCCGGCAAGCGCAACGTCCAAATGATCTTCCAGAACTACGCGCTTTGGCCGCACATGAAGGTGTTCGACGAGGGGCGCTATTCGAATCTCACGCTGCCGCTGCGCGTGCGTAAGTGGTCGCAAGAAAAAATCGTCGAATTTCTCCGGCCATTGGCTTGGAAAGTCGGCATCGAAGAAAGCTTCTTCAAACGCAAGCCCACGGAACTCTCGGGCGGCCAGCAACAGCGCGTCGCCCTGGGCCGCGCCATGGCGACCTCGCCGCGCATCATGCTAATGGACGAGCCGCTCAGCAATATCGACCCGCCGAATCGCTTAAAGATGCGCGAAGAAATTCGCGCCTTTCATCGCGAGCACAGTCTCACAACGCTTTACGTGACGCACAATCTCGCCGACGGCATCGCTCTAGCAGACCGCATCGCCGTGATGCGCGCCGGACGCTTTGAGCAGGTCGACAGCGCGGAGAACCTCATGCGCTCGCCAGCCAATAGTTATGTCGCCGATTTCTTCAAGGCCGAGCAGTTTAATTTGGGCAAGAACCTATCAGCGGGGGCGCCATGA
- a CDS encoding bifunctional 4-hydroxy-2-oxoglutarate aldolase/2-dehydro-3-deoxy-phosphogluconate aldolase — protein MDRTKLVSELHASRLVAVVRSKTPDDAVNLASAAADGGIKFVEITFSVPGALDVIKELSRRSDIHVGAGTVLASQQAERAISSGAQFVVSPSLELNLISLCHSSNIACFPGAATPTEVIAAARAHADLVKIFPADLVGGPNFIRQVSAPFADVRFMVSGGVSLKNIKEYVQVGVIGICLGSAYLGTFLAEQGKKKFVAEMQKYVKAVAEAQRKTQKKK, from the coding sequence ATGGACAGAACCAAACTTGTTTCTGAACTACACGCAAGCCGCCTGGTTGCGGTGGTGCGTTCTAAAACACCAGACGATGCTGTTAATCTTGCGAGCGCCGCCGCCGACGGCGGCATCAAATTCGTTGAGATCACGTTCAGTGTTCCAGGCGCCTTGGACGTGATTAAAGAACTGTCGCGGCGCAGCGACATTCATGTCGGTGCCGGCACGGTGCTGGCGTCACAGCAGGCCGAGCGGGCGATCAGCTCCGGGGCACAGTTCGTCGTCTCGCCGTCGCTGGAATTGAATCTTATCTCCCTCTGCCACAGCTCCAACATCGCCTGTTTCCCGGGCGCGGCGACGCCGACGGAAGTGATCGCCGCGGCGCGAGCGCATGCCGATCTTGTCAAAATATTTCCGGCGGATTTGGTCGGCGGGCCGAACTTTATCCGCCAGGTGAGCGCGCCGTTTGCCGATGTGCGGTTCATGGTATCCGGCGGAGTCAGTCTCAAAAATATCAAGGAATACGTCCAGGTTGGCGTTATCGGCATCTGCCTTGGCAGCGCCTATCTCGGCACGTTCTTAGCAGAGCAGGGCAAGAAGAAATTTGTGGCTGAGATGCAGAAATACGTGAAGGCTGTCGCCGAGGCTCAAAGAAAGACACAGAAGAAAAAATGA